A segment of the Promicromonospora sukumoe genome:
TCAACATTCCTCGACGAGGTGCTGCCTTTTATCGTTCGCGTAGTTAGCGCGACTGCCGTTCCCACGTACGAAGGATCGTTGCGGTCCAGTCACCGTTGGGGAATTCGGTATATCAGCAGCCATCATGGGATCGATGGAGCATTGTTCACGGGTGTCGAGGTTGCTCTACGTGCCCTGCCTGATGACCAACCCCAACAGGTCGCCGAACTCGTCCGGCCGCTGGCTTCCAGTGACGTGAAGGAACTGCGGTTCTTGGCTTGCCGAGCCCTCACTAGGGTCGGTACCGGAAACATTGGCATTGATTGGCTGCTCTCGGACGACAGGAATTTGGAACTCGGCTGGGCTGATAGTAGACGGTGGGCATCTCGTGAGCTCGTCGAGACTGCCACCCGTGAGTGTGACGATGTTCGTCTGCATGCCCTCGTTGAACGGCTGCTCAGCTACTACCCTCTGTTGGAAACGAGCAAGATGGGGCGCTATTGGCGGGGTCGAGCGCAGTTCGAGCTAATGACAGCAATCGAGCCGCTGCGTCGCAACCAAGTTATCGAGCGTCGGCTCGGTGAGTTGGAGCGAAAACTTGGAGCAATTCCCCTGAGGGGTCCCGAGCCTGTAGCAGCCAGCTTTGTCGGTCCGCCTATCCCGCAAGAGGCTGCAATCCGGATGGCAGACCGGGACTGGCTTCGCGCAATCGAGAGGTATCGGGATGACACAACGAACTGGCGGGCAGAGGAGGCTCCGCTCGGTGGTGCGCGAGAACTCGCGGGGTTGCTGGGCTCGCGAGCGGAAGCGGAACCTGAACGATTCGCGCGCCTCGCGTTGAGGTTCGGCTCCGATACACCAATCGGGCACTACGAGCACGTGATCCGCGCGATCGTCGGCAAGGTGCCGATATCTCTGTTCGTTGACGTCTGTGCTCACGCACGCTGCGTTGTCGGCCAGCCTGTCGGCCTGGACATCTGCCACGCGACGGGGACCGTCGCGTCCGAGGCCAATGACGCCTTAGTTGATCTGATCGTAGAGTGCTCCTCGGACATAGACCCCTATTCCGAGTCTGCCCGCACGCCCGCTGCGTCCGGTCAGCACTACTACAACGGTGATCTAGAGACGGCGGGGTTGAACAGCACTCGCGGAGCGGCGGCTGGGACTATCGCGCGTATTCTATTTGCCCAGCCCGAGCGTGCCGACGTGCTCAAGCAGACAATCGCTAAGCTGGCAGCCGACGAGATCCTGGCCGTGCGTACCCAGGCTGCCCAAGCCGTTATGGCGCTCATGAGGCCAGATCTCGACGCTGCGCTGGACCTGGCCGCTGAACTGTTCGATGCACCCGTGGAAATCTTTGATTCGGAGTCCAGTAGCCGCCTGTTGCGGTATGCCCTTCTGAACGACCAGGAGAGGTTCGCGCCCTCTTTGTGCCGTGCGCTAAACGGGCCAGAAAGCATTGCCGAGCGCGCGGGCGGTGTCTGGGCTATCGTGGCTGTTCGCGACCTGATCGCTGAGCCTGTTCCGCGCGACTTAACCGGACTGAGCGCCGCCGCGCGACGTGGTGCCGCGACTGCGCTCGCCGGAGATCCATCGGTCACATACTCCCTGCTAACCCGGCTGTTCGATGACTCTGATTTCACAGTGCGCGAAACAGCAGCATCGGCCATGCGCCTCGTAGGCGAACTGACCGCGGAGGTGGCAGATCCACTGATCAGGACCTTCGCAGCAAGCGACGCATTTGCCCATAATTTCGAGGAGATGTTCTTTGCGCTAGACCATAGCCAGAGGCTTTTCCCCGAGTCCACCATCATGGCTTGCGAGAGAGTCGTCGAGATCGCGAGTCAGGGCATGGGTGACGCTCGCACCGTGCGCGCGGCTGCAGGGATCCATGTGATCGAGGTCATCCTTCGGCTCTACCGACAGAGCGGCGGGCAGATCCGCGAACGGTGCCTGGATCTTATTGACGACCTCGCAATAGTCGGCTCGTACGGAATTGAGCGGGCCCTCGGCGGAGAACGTTGAGGTAAGAACCTTGCCGGATAAATGCAGACCTTTTTGGTCTCCGCGCAGGGAATTATTTGTGCGTAACGGTCGATAGTGAATCCCGTTTGCGATCGAAGGTAGGGTTGGCGCCTAATGCGAGATGTGCTGGATTGGTTCATGTGGGCGATGCCCAAATCGGACTGGTCTTCTTTTATTCCCGACTTAATTGTTGGTGTCATGACTGGCGCGGTCGTCGGCCTGGTCCTTCTCATGGTGGAAAGACGTGTGGCAGAAGGCCGCCGGCGCGTTGAGGTCCGCCTCCGTAGGCGGCGGATCGTCCAACCGCTATTGCTGGTTTTGCAGCGTCCGGAATATGCGCGGAATTTCGACACGGTGTCACCGATCAATAGAAAATGGCAGCGAGCCCTTAGTATTATCGAAGGATCTGAACTGGATTCGTGGCATGAGCTCGAACCGACGGACCTAACATCGGCGTTGCTCAGGTTTCGTAGTGCAATCTGGGACCTGCGGGAGGATGCAGATGACCTCGGCCAGGCGATAGCGCGTTGGCGAGCAATCCATGAACGGGTTGAAGGTGCGAGTGAGTTTGCGACAGCCCGCATCCTGGGTGCAAATGAACAATATCTTCGAGAGAGATTCCCCACTGCAAGAGTTGCGAGCCCGGTAGTCGTGGACTCCGATCGGATGCGCGAGAATCGACTAGTAAAAAGGCATGAGCGCAAACACCGAAAAGCGGCGCGTCGAGTAGATCGAATGGCTGGTGTGGTCTTGGATGAGTTGGTGGAACTTATAAGAGATGGGAAGGCTTCGCGGGGTATCGCCAATGCGAGTTAGAGGTCCCAAGTGCTAGATGTCCCTGGCCGGTCAGTCCATGGTGGAGTCCGTGAAGCTAGCTGAGACTTAGCGCCGGCTGGGGGGCCGAAGTCGACGCTGATCCGGCGCTTGGCTTTGCTGTCGTCGCCTGGCGCACTGAGCATGTCGAAGTAGCGTTCCGACAGTGCCAGCGGCTGAAGCGTTCGGCCGCTGGCGTGGGGCAGTTGTGGACCAGGGGCTGAGAGAGGCGTTGCATGGACATGCGAGTTGCACGCGCGGCTCCACGAGCACAGTCGTGTCGGTGACGGTGCCTGCAGTGAGCTTCTCAGTCTGTTCACCACCATCAACGACGGGTTCACCGCCGTGCGTTGTATACCCGACGAGGTGGCCAACAGGTGAGCTTTGACCTGACGATCCTCGCGACGACGCCTGACACCTCCGACGACGAAATTCGTGCCCAGGCAATGCGATGCGCCGCTGGGCGGGACCATCCGGAGGGCGACCACGACGCGCGCATCGTCGCGTTCTACGAGGCGCTCCGCGAGGTGTACCCGGATAGCGGTCCGGCGTCACGCGGCGGTGAGACGCCTTGGGCGTCATCACCGGTCGAAGCTGGAATCGACCGCGTGACCATGAACCTGTGACACGGCCGCGCAGGCGCGTCACCGGGTCGGTTGTCCTACTCGCCGGACAGGTCAGTCGGTGGAAACCTCACCCTCGATGAGGTCCATCTGCGTCTGCGTCACGAATGGCACCGTGGACTCGGTTGGCGTCGTGACGCTCAAATACACGTCGTCGGGGTTCTCGACCGCGAAGGTCTCGATCCAGGTCGCGGTGCGCCCGGCAGGAACGAAGGTCGGGGACTCCTGGTCGCCCTCGGAATTGGACAGGTACTCGCCCTCGGACTCGCCGGAGAAGGCGGTGTAGCCCATCGAGCCGGTCGCCGCCTCGGCGTTCAGGGTGTTCTCCACGGTGACCTCCACCGTGATGCCCTTCAGGTCGGGATCGATCGTGCCCTCCCACTCGGGGAATAGGTCCTTGGGCTCTGGCTTCTCCACTGTGACGATGATGCCGTAGGTGTCCACGCTCTGGCCGAACAGCGCCGCTAGCGACGGGTCCTTCGCGAAGTTGAGTGGCTCGTCCGAATCGGTCTCGGCGGACTCATCAGCCTCGGCCGCCGGGGCGTCCTCGGCCGGTGTCTCCGAGCCAGCCTCGGCTGGCTCTGACGCTTCGGCCAGCGCTGAGGATTCCGGTGCTGCGCTCTCGGCGTCGTCCCCTGTGGAGCCGCCGCAAGCCCCGAGAACACCCGCCAGAGCCAGGGACGTGACTACGAGCGCGACTCGTCGGCGCCGTGGCCGGTGCATCGGTCGCTTCATTAACCCATCGTGAACCGGGCTGTAGCACGGCGCGAACGGGGGCCAAGCAGGCGGCCGACGAGGCCGATCCGGAGGTCTGAGGGCGCCTCAGACCGCCGAAGCCGCTGACCAGGTGCGTGCGGGGCGCCCTATCGGGCCGGAACCGGCCCGCGCACTCAGTTGGGGCCCTTCGGAACGGACATAGGAAGTCCGGCTCCTGGCCCGGCCGCGAGCGACCTAGGGCCATTGAGGGCCAGCCGGCGCCGATTCGAACCCTCCAGGATGCACGAAGCCCAGGTCAGAAACAGTCTCTGACCTGGGCTTCCGCACTCTGAGCGGGCGACGGGAATCGAACCCGCGTAATTAGTTTGGAAGACTAAGGCTCTACCATTGAGCTACGCCCGCAAGCCCGCGCTCGAAGCACGGTGCGGGCGTTACCTTAGCAAACCTCGCGCCCTGCCAGCGGTTCCGTCCGCGTGGCGTGCCGCCGTCGGGCAGCGGGCTACGTCGCTGAAGTCGGGCCGCGCCAGCCAGTGCAAGCGGAGCCGCAACAGCTCCCCGCAGCCGGCCTCCGGGCACGCCAACAGCTCAAGAGACCCGCGTCCCCTCCGGCGCTACCTGGTCGACGTCGGTCCACACCTCCGTCATCTCCACGATCAACCCGTCCCGCACCGTGATGAACGTCGCCACCTCGAAATGCTGCACCACGCCGTCGACCACCCCGGTCACATGCGCACGCCCGACCGCCCGATCGCCCTCAACAACACAGTCCTCCAGCCGGAAGTGCTCAAACCCCGGGTACTCCGCGTTGAGCCGCACCCACGTGGCGCCGTCGAACGTCTCCCCGGTATGTACGTAGCGGCAGGTGAACGCAGGATCGAGCAGGCTCGGCAGCTCGTCCCAGCGATGCCCGTCGATCACCTCCGCGAGCCGCTCCATCACTTCTCGCGCCGACATCAGTGCTGACATCGACGCAGGATGTCACACCTCGCCGACAGACCGCCCCACCGCCCGGAACGCCTCCAGCGCCGTCCGCACCGCCAGCCGTTCCGCGTGATCGGGCCGCAGGATCGCCA
Coding sequences within it:
- a CDS encoding nuclear transport factor 2 family protein, whose amino-acid sequence is MSALMSAREVMERLAEVIDGHRWDELPSLLDPAFTCRYVHTGETFDGATWVRLNAEYPGFEHFRLEDCVVEGDRAVGRAHVTGVVDGVVQHFEVATFITVRDGLIVEMTEVWTDVDQVAPEGTRVS